Proteins encoded in a region of the Ralstonia pseudosolanacearum genome:
- the secD gene encoding protein translocase subunit SecD, producing the protein MNRYPLWKYLVILVALAIGFLYTLPNFFGEAPAVQVSSGKATVKVDLATQKQVEDLLAAANLKPNGVFFDTNGTSGSVRVRFADTDTQLKAKDALARGLNTDPNDPTYIVALNLLSGSPRWLTAIHALPMFLGLDLRGGVHFLLQVDMNGALTKKLDSLAGDIRTQLRDKGVRHSGIERSGTTISIKFSNPDEADRARGLLADSARELAFTVDKTADGATLTGTFTAAAMKEVQDNAVKQNVVTLHNRVNELGVSEPVIQQQGPDRIVVQLPGVQDTAKAKDIIGRTATLEARLADPNATGIPRATDPVPLGDELFTQGRGAPVLLQKQVIFTGDRINSASAGFDQNHNPSVDITLDGQGGRMLRDVSRDNIGKRMGIVLFEKGKGEVLTVATIQSELGSRFQITGIGSVESASDLALLLRAGSLAAPMEIIEERTIGPSLGADNIKKGFNSAAYGFAAISVFMVLYYMLFGAFSVVALGVNVFLLIALLSMLQATLTLPGIAAIALALGMAIDANVLINERVREELRNGASPQMAIAAGFERAWATILDSNVTTLIAGLALLAFGSGPVRGFAVVHCLGILTSMFSAVFFNRSLVNLWYGRKKKLQSLAIGQVWKPAGTDNPAKQ; encoded by the coding sequence ATGAACCGCTATCCGCTCTGGAAATACCTTGTGATCCTGGTGGCGCTCGCCATCGGTTTCCTCTATACGCTGCCGAACTTCTTCGGTGAAGCGCCCGCCGTCCAGGTGTCGTCGGGCAAGGCCACCGTCAAGGTCGACCTGGCGACGCAAAAGCAGGTCGAAGACCTCCTCGCCGCCGCCAACCTGAAGCCGAACGGCGTGTTCTTCGACACGAACGGCACCTCGGGCAGCGTGCGCGTGCGCTTTGCCGACACCGACACGCAGCTCAAGGCCAAGGATGCCCTGGCCCGCGGCCTGAACACCGACCCGAACGACCCGACCTACATCGTCGCGCTGAACCTGCTGTCGGGTTCGCCGCGCTGGCTGACCGCCATCCACGCCCTGCCGATGTTCCTGGGCCTGGACCTGCGCGGCGGCGTGCACTTCCTGCTGCAGGTCGACATGAACGGCGCGCTGACCAAGAAGCTCGACTCGCTGGCCGGCGACATCCGCACCCAGCTGCGCGACAAGGGCGTGCGCCACAGCGGCATCGAGCGCAGCGGCACGACCATCAGCATCAAGTTCAGCAACCCCGACGAAGCCGACCGCGCCCGCGGCCTGCTGGCCGACAGCGCCCGCGAGCTGGCCTTCACGGTCGACAAGACCGCCGACGGTGCCACGCTCACCGGTACCTTCACCGCCGCCGCGATGAAGGAAGTCCAGGACAACGCCGTCAAGCAGAACGTCGTCACGCTGCACAACCGCGTCAACGAGCTCGGCGTGTCCGAGCCGGTGATCCAGCAGCAGGGCCCGGACCGCATCGTGGTGCAGCTGCCCGGCGTGCAGGACACCGCCAAGGCCAAGGACATCATCGGCCGCACCGCCACGCTGGAAGCCCGCCTGGCCGACCCGAACGCCACCGGCATTCCGCGCGCGACCGATCCGGTGCCGCTGGGTGACGAACTGTTCACGCAAGGCCGCGGCGCGCCGGTGCTGCTGCAGAAGCAGGTGATCTTCACCGGCGACCGCATCAACAGCGCCTCGGCCGGCTTCGACCAGAACCACAACCCCTCGGTCGACATCACGCTCGACGGCCAGGGCGGCCGCATGCTGCGCGACGTCTCGCGCGACAACATCGGCAAGCGCATGGGCATCGTGCTGTTCGAGAAGGGCAAGGGCGAGGTGCTGACCGTCGCCACCATCCAGTCCGAACTGGGCTCGCGCTTCCAGATCACCGGCATCGGCTCGGTGGAATCGGCCTCCGACCTGGCGCTGCTGCTGCGCGCGGGCTCCCTGGCCGCACCGATGGAGATCATCGAAGAGCGCACCATCGGCCCGTCGCTGGGCGCCGACAACATCAAGAAGGGCTTCAATTCGGCCGCGTACGGCTTCGCCGCCATCTCGGTGTTCATGGTGCTGTACTACATGCTGTTCGGCGCGTTCTCGGTGGTGGCGCTGGGCGTGAACGTGTTCCTGCTGATCGCCCTCCTGTCGATGCTGCAGGCCACCCTCACCCTGCCCGGCATCGCGGCCATCGCGCTGGCGCTGGGCATGGCGATCGACGCCAACGTGCTGATCAACGAGCGCGTCCGCGAAGAGCTGCGCAACGGCGCTTCGCCGCAGATGGCGATCGCCGCCGGCTTCGAGCGCGCCTGGGCGACCATCCTAGACTCGAACGTGACCACGCTGATCGCCGGCCTGGCGCTGCTGGCCTTCGGCTCGGGCCCGGTGCGCGGCTTCGCCGTGGTGCACTGCCTGGGCATCCTGACGTCGATGTTCTCGGCGGTGTTCTTCAACCGCAGCCTGGTCAACCTCTGGTACGGCCGCAAGAAGAAACTGCAAAGCCTCGCCATCGGCCAGGTGTGGAAACCCGCCGGCACCGACAATCCGGCCAAGCAGTAA
- the yajC gene encoding preprotein translocase subunit YajC yields the protein MISDAYAQTAGTAPGGAGNGLMSFLPIILMFVVLWFIMIRPQMKRQKETKTMLEALAKGDEVVTSGGILGKVTKVTDQYITVEVAPNTELTVQKNAVTTVLPKGTLKSL from the coding sequence ATGATTTCCGACGCTTACGCACAGACCGCCGGCACCGCGCCGGGGGGTGCCGGAAATGGCCTGATGAGCTTCCTGCCCATCATCCTGATGTTCGTGGTGCTGTGGTTCATCATGATCCGCCCGCAGATGAAGCGGCAGAAGGAAACCAAGACGATGCTCGAGGCGCTGGCCAAGGGCGACGAAGTGGTGACCTCCGGTGGCATCCTGGGCAAGGTGACCAAAGTGACCGACCAGTACATCACGGTCGAAGTCGCCCCGAATACCGAACTCACCGTGCAGAAGAATGCCGTGACGACCGTGCTGCCCAAAGGCACGCTCAAATCGCTGTAA
- the tgt gene encoding tRNA guanosine(34) transglycosylase Tgt, whose protein sequence is MLNFDLLTTDGLARRGRMTLNHGVVETPIFMPVGTYGAVKAMSPVELKDIGAQIILGNTFHLWLRPALEVIDAHKGLHGFVGWDKPMLTDSGGFQVFSLGDLRKITEEGVHFASPINGDRLFLSPEISMQIQRRLNSDIVMQFDECTPYQIDGRPATEAEAAASMRMSLRWAQRSRNEFEREHNPNALFGIVQGGMFESLRDESLAGLQAIDADAGGQGFGGYAIGGLSVGEPKEDMMRVLQHVAPRLPANKPHYLMGVGTPEDLVAGVAAGIDMFDCVMPTRNARNGWLFTRFGDIKIKNAVHRNDPRPLDETCGCYTCRNFSRAYLHHLQRVGEILGARLNTIHNLHYYLELMADMRTAIESHSFAAFRARFAADRARGAL, encoded by the coding sequence ATGCTGAATTTCGACCTCCTCACCACCGATGGCCTCGCCCGGCGCGGCCGCATGACCCTCAACCACGGCGTGGTGGAAACGCCCATCTTCATGCCGGTGGGCACTTACGGCGCGGTCAAGGCGATGTCGCCGGTGGAGCTCAAGGACATCGGCGCGCAGATCATCCTCGGCAACACCTTCCACCTGTGGCTGCGCCCCGCGCTGGAGGTGATCGACGCGCACAAGGGCCTGCACGGCTTCGTCGGCTGGGACAAGCCGATGCTGACCGACTCCGGCGGTTTCCAGGTATTTTCGCTGGGCGATCTACGCAAGATCACCGAAGAAGGCGTGCATTTCGCCTCGCCCATCAACGGCGACCGGCTGTTCCTGTCGCCCGAGATCTCGATGCAGATCCAGCGCCGGCTGAACTCCGACATCGTCATGCAGTTCGACGAATGCACGCCGTACCAGATCGACGGCCGGCCCGCCACCGAGGCGGAAGCCGCCGCCTCCATGCGCATGAGCCTGCGCTGGGCGCAGCGCTCGCGCAACGAGTTCGAGCGGGAGCACAATCCCAACGCCCTGTTCGGCATCGTCCAGGGCGGCATGTTCGAGTCCCTGCGCGATGAATCGCTGGCCGGCCTGCAGGCCATCGACGCCGACGCGGGCGGCCAGGGCTTCGGCGGCTACGCCATCGGCGGGCTGTCGGTGGGCGAGCCCAAGGAAGACATGATGCGCGTGCTGCAGCACGTGGCACCGCGCCTGCCCGCCAACAAGCCGCACTACCTGATGGGCGTGGGCACGCCGGAAGACCTGGTGGCGGGCGTGGCCGCCGGCATCGACATGTTCGACTGCGTGATGCCGACCCGCAACGCGCGCAACGGCTGGCTGTTCACCCGCTTCGGCGACATCAAGATCAAGAACGCGGTGCACCGCAACGATCCGCGCCCGCTGGACGAGACCTGCGGCTGCTACACCTGCCGCAACTTCTCGCGCGCCTACCTGCACCACCTGCAGCGCGTCGGCGAGATCCTGGGCGCCCGCCTGAACACCATCCACAACCTCCATTACTACCTGGAGCTGATGGCCGACATGCGCACCGCGATCGAATCGCACAGTTTCGCCGCCTTCCGGGCCCGCTTCGCCGCCGACCGGGCGCGCGGGGCACTCTGA
- the queA gene encoding tRNA preQ1(34) S-adenosylmethionine ribosyltransferase-isomerase QueA codes for MSAPPFMLTLSDFDFDLPPELIAQTALPDRTASRLLAARRDAQDTHFDDRQFADLVDYLRPGDLLVFNDTRVIKARFFGHKASGGRIEVLVERLLDEHTVLAQIRSSKSPVAGSTLRLADAFDVTVGPRHEPFFTLRFPQPALELIEQYGRLPLPPYIEHTPDSFDETRYQTVYARTPGAVAAPTAGLHFDDALFARLDAMGVRRGFLTLHVGAGTFSPVRVENIAEHRMHSEWYAISPELAEAIRATRAAGGRIVAVGTTSMRALESAAQPDGTLAAGSGETDIFITPGYRFRLVDALVTNFHLPKSTLLMLVSAFAGLETIRAAYRHAIAQRYRFFSYGDAMFLTRAEPDTQSASPDPSC; via the coding sequence ATGTCTGCGCCGCCATTCATGCTGACGCTGTCCGATTTCGATTTCGATCTGCCGCCCGAGCTGATCGCGCAAACCGCCCTGCCCGACCGCACCGCGAGCCGCCTGCTGGCCGCACGCCGCGACGCGCAGGACACACATTTCGATGACCGCCAGTTCGCCGACCTGGTCGACTACCTGCGCCCCGGCGACCTGCTGGTCTTCAACGACACCCGCGTGATCAAGGCGCGCTTCTTCGGCCACAAGGCCAGCGGCGGCAGGATCGAGGTGCTGGTCGAGCGCCTGCTCGACGAACACACGGTGCTGGCGCAGATCCGCTCCAGCAAGTCGCCGGTCGCGGGCAGTACGCTGCGCCTGGCCGATGCCTTCGATGTGACGGTCGGACCGCGCCACGAACCCTTCTTCACCCTGCGCTTCCCGCAGCCGGCGCTGGAACTGATCGAGCAGTACGGCCGCCTGCCGCTGCCGCCCTATATCGAGCACACGCCCGACAGCTTCGACGAGACGCGCTACCAGACCGTCTATGCGCGCACGCCCGGCGCCGTGGCCGCGCCCACGGCCGGCCTGCATTTCGACGACGCGCTGTTCGCCAGGCTCGATGCGATGGGCGTGCGGCGCGGCTTCCTGACGCTGCACGTGGGCGCCGGCACGTTCTCGCCGGTGCGCGTGGAGAACATCGCCGAGCACCGCATGCACAGCGAGTGGTACGCCATCTCGCCGGAACTGGCCGAGGCCATCCGCGCCACGCGGGCGGCGGGCGGACGCATCGTCGCCGTCGGCACCACGTCGATGCGCGCGCTGGAATCGGCCGCGCAGCCCGACGGCACGCTGGCGGCCGGCTCGGGCGAGACCGACATCTTCATCACCCCCGGCTACCGCTTCCGGCTGGTCGACGCGCTGGTGACCAACTTCCACCTGCCCAAGTCGACGCTGCTGATGCTGGTGTCGGCATTCGCGGGCCTGGAGACCATCCGCGCCGCCTACCGCCACGCCATCGCGCAGCGCTACCGCTTCTTCAGCTACGGCGACGCCATGTTCCTGACGCGCGCCGAGCCTGACACCCAGTCCGCTTCTCCCGACCCCTCATGCTGA